One window of the Anas acuta chromosome 12, bAnaAcu1.1, whole genome shotgun sequence genome contains the following:
- the AP3S2 gene encoding AP-3 complex subunit sigma-2 isoform X2, with amino-acid sequence MINAVLVFNNHGKPRLVRFYQHLAEEVQQQLIRETFHLVLKRDEHICNFLECGSLFGGADYKLIYRHYATLYFVFCVDSSESELGILDLIQVFVETLDKCFENVCELDLIFHMDKVHYILQEVVMGGMVLETNMNEIVAQAEAQNKLEKAEGGLSAAPSRAVSAVKNINLPEIPRNINIGDINIKVPSLSQFM; translated from the exons ATGATCAACGCCGTGCTGGTGTTCAACAACCACGGCAAGCCGCGCCTCGTCCGCTTCTACCAGCACCtg GCGgaggaggtgcagcagcagctcatcaGGGAGACCTTCCACCTGGTGCTCAAGCGCGATGAGCACATCTGCAACTTCCTGGAGTGCGGCAG ccTGTTCGGCGGCGCTGACTACAAGCTGATCTACCGGCACTACGCCACGCTCTACTTCGTCTTCTGCGTGGACTCCTCCGAGAGCGAGCTGGGCATCCTGGACCTCATCCAG GTGTTTGTGGAGACGCTGGACAAGTGCTTTGAGAACGTCTGCGAGCTGGACCTCATCTTCCACATGGACAAG GTTCACTACATCCTGCAGGAGGTGGTGATGGGCGGCATGGTCCTGGAGACCAACATGAACGAGATCGTGGCCCAGGCAGAGGCCCAGAACAAGCTGGAGAAGGCGGAG GGAGGCCTCTCGGCCGCTCCGTCCCGCGCCGTGTCGGCCGTGAAGAACATCAACCTGCCAGAGATCCCTCGCAACATCAACATCGGAGACATCAACATCAAAGtgcccagcctgtcccagtTCATGTGA
- the LOC137863167 gene encoding uncharacterized protein, whose amino-acid sequence MASPQGPAGRAPAEGHLWLCGHQEERPGPSGLGQTVCPEHPKQRFEKQKKVLHGCIECCAEVLVPFKSRGHRWLWFLPLAEERAEILGSCSSGGCFLASHCSVDGDQTRQQNRLCSVAITFPLAIDYLFTTFPLLLMGLGSLCAPTGLGWVQDATLGQEGSSQIQPRQPRTQDTKAKIVCRENGSNSLQSNVFVLQLSCPSLFLRGAVVSHQAPAALSGWGTSHLVPFGPFFPFTATCQTRHRRVLVPACQFLAPSTPSPLTKVPAVGGCPPGAPAPCWVPAERLRAAPELGSVCTAYGITTAPRLAIVPPRNAGTLLLWASLLLCGAVLQVLLQQARSFLLADSTSIIVSSLRFYSPFVLAYNASLRTTLFSLGTSPHPTGHESPATAGGTEQSGTQRGTQNGTQNGTQNGTRWHWEKHSTSVCLARCRQLLLHALLPAGRAPRPLPSSCRRGEHQSCAPPAPRGAPTEQAQDQAPGFCLPRTSPPVPSLLDPDL is encoded by the coding sequence ATGGCATCCCCACAGGGACCAGCCGGCCGTGCTCCTGCCGAGGGCCACCTGTGGCTCTGTGGCCACCAAGAGGAACGTCCCGGCCCCTCGGGGCTCGGGCAGACTGTGTGCCCTGAACACCCAAAGCAGCGgtttgaaaagcagaagaaagtttTACATGGCTGTATTGAATGCTGTGCTGAAGTTCTCGTCCCTTTTAAGTCCCGGGGTCACAGATGGCTCTGGTTCCTTCCCCTAGcagaagaaagagcagaaatactTGGTAGCTGCAGCTCGGGGGGATGTTTCCTGGCCAGCCATTGTTCGGTGGATGGAGACCAGACTCGTCAGCAAAACCGTCTGTGTTCAGTAGCCATCACCTTCCCTCTGGCCATTGACTACCTGTTCACAACTTTCCCCCTGCTGCTAATGGGTCTGGGCAGCCTCTGTGCCCCCACTGGGCTCGGCTGGGTGCAGGATGCGaccctggggcaggaggggagcagccagatccagccccggcagccccgCACGCAGGACACAAAAGCCAAAATTGTTTGCAGGGAAAATGGCAGCAACAGCCTTCAGAGTAACGTCTTTGTGCTGCAGTTGTCTTGTCCGAGCCTCTTCCTCAGAGGGGCTGTGGTATCACATCAGGCCCCCGCGGCACTTTCTGGATGGGGCACATCCCACCTTGTACCATTTGGGCCGTTTTTCCCTTTTACAGCCACTTGCCAGACCAGGCACAGAAGGGTGCTCGTCCCCGCGTGTCAGTTCCTTGCACCCAGCACTCCATCGCCCCTCACCAAGGTCCCCGCTGTCGGTGGGTGCCCTCCCggagccccagcaccctgctgggtGCCAGCAGAACGGCTCCGTGCTGCTCCAGAGCTGGGCTCAGTGTGCACTGCCTATGGCATCACCACTGCACCCCGGCTGGCCATCGTCCCTCCCCGTAACGCAGGCACACTGCTGCTCTGGgcttctctccttctctgtgGGGCCGTGCTGCAggtcctgctccagcaggccCGCAGTTTTCTCCTTGCTGACTCCACTTCCATTATTGTCTCCTCGCTGCGTTTTTATTCTCCCTTTGTCCTGGCTTACAATGCCTCTCTCCGTACTACGCTTTTCAGTCTGGGAACGTCTCCGCACCCAACAGGCCATGAGTCCCCCGCCACTGCTGGTGGCACTGAACAAAGTGGGACCCAAAGGGGGACCCAAAATGGGACCCAAAATGGGACCCAAAATGGGACCCGCTGGCACTGGGAGAAGCACAGCACCAGTGTGTGCCTGGCCCGCTGCcgccagctcttgctgcacgctctgctcccagctggccGGGCACCACGgcctctccccagctcctgcagacgCGGGGAGCACCAGtcctgtgcacccccagccccacggggtGCCCCCACAGAACAGGCTCAGGATCAGGCTCCTGGGTTCTGCCTGCCCAGAACATCCCCTCCTGTTCCTTCGCTTCTTGACCCAGATCTGTGA
- the AP3S2 gene encoding AP-3 complex subunit sigma-2 isoform X1, which produces MINAVLVFNNHGKPRLVRFYQHLAEEVQQQLIRETFHLVLKRDEHICNFLECGSLFGGADYKLIYRHYATLYFVFCVDSSESELGILDLIQVFVETLDKCFENVCELDLIFHMDKVHYILQEVVMGGMVLETNMNEIVAQAEAQNKLEKAEQGGLSAAPSRAVSAVKNINLPEIPRNINIGDINIKVPSLSQFM; this is translated from the exons ATGATCAACGCCGTGCTGGTGTTCAACAACCACGGCAAGCCGCGCCTCGTCCGCTTCTACCAGCACCtg GCGgaggaggtgcagcagcagctcatcaGGGAGACCTTCCACCTGGTGCTCAAGCGCGATGAGCACATCTGCAACTTCCTGGAGTGCGGCAG ccTGTTCGGCGGCGCTGACTACAAGCTGATCTACCGGCACTACGCCACGCTCTACTTCGTCTTCTGCGTGGACTCCTCCGAGAGCGAGCTGGGCATCCTGGACCTCATCCAG GTGTTTGTGGAGACGCTGGACAAGTGCTTTGAGAACGTCTGCGAGCTGGACCTCATCTTCCACATGGACAAG GTTCACTACATCCTGCAGGAGGTGGTGATGGGCGGCATGGTCCTGGAGACCAACATGAACGAGATCGTGGCCCAGGCAGAGGCCCAGAACAAGCTGGAGAAGGCGGAG CAGGGAGGCCTCTCGGCCGCTCCGTCCCGCGCCGTGTCGGCCGTGAAGAACATCAACCTGCCAGAGATCCCTCGCAACATCAACATCGGAGACATCAACATCAAAGtgcccagcctgtcccagtTCATGTGA